Proteins from a genomic interval of Mustela lutreola isolate mMusLut2 chromosome 4, mMusLut2.pri, whole genome shotgun sequence:
- the LOC131830456 gene encoding probable inactive serine protease 58 — protein MKPCLIFTLLSTAGVILATDSKDDDPNLPEDFTIPYMVYLQSRSEPCVGSLIHPEWVLTAAHCPLPIKIRLGVYQPSIRNKKEQIRNYSLIIPAPEFKARSLENDLMLIKLSKPAVLNSHVGTIAISMEPLTLNDSCFIPTWTWNEYKNLSDPDILTWINQPSHPFNYCNNMVGNRMAVHIMCVGKPLNIISKVKEVSAAPAICNGRLHGILCWDKGSVTLGSEAFFTEVHHYARWIMKTINTH, from the exons ATGAAGCCCTGTCTCATCTTCACTCTTCTAAGCACAGCTG GAGTTATTCTGGCCACAGATTCTAAAGATGATGACCCGAACTTACCAGAAGATTTTACTATTCCATACATGGTCTATCTGCAGTCCAGATCAGAACCCTGTGTGGGGTCTCTCATTCACCCTGAGTGGGTACTGACAGCTGCCCACTGCCCTTTACC CATTAAAATCCGACTGGGAGTTTATCAACCCAGCATCAGAAATAAGAAAGAGCAGATACGGAATTACTCATTGATTATCCCTGCCCCTGAGTTCAAGGCACGATCTCTGGAGAATGACCTGATGCTGATAAAACTGTCCAAGCCTGCTGTACTCAACTCCCACGTGGGGACCATAGCCATATCTATGGAGCCCTTAACATTGAATGATTCCTGCTTTATCCCAACCTGGACTTGGAATGAATACAAAAACC ttaGTGACCCTGACATCCTGACGTGGATAAACCAGCCTTCTCATCCCTTCAATTACTGCAACAATATGGTAGGAAATAGAATGGCAGTACACATCATGTGTGTGGGAAAACCTTTGAACATCATATCTAAAGTCaag GAAGTCTCAGCTGCTCCAGCCATCTGCAATGGGAGGCTGCATGGAATCTTGTGCTGGGACAAAGGAAGTGTCACCCTGGGAAGTGAAGCATTCTTCACAGAAGTCCATCACTATGCAAGATGGATCATGAAAACTATTAATACCCACTGA
- the LOC131830457 gene encoding serine protease 1-like isoform X2 — MKTFIFLALLGATVAVPIEDDDKIVGGYTCQKNSVPYQVFLNLGYLFCGGSLINPQWVVSAAHCYRPQIQVHLGDHNIAIVEGDEQFINSAKVIRHPRYNEQNFDNDIMLIKLSSPATLNSRVSTISLPKSCADVDTQCLISGWGNTWSFGENFPDDLQCLQAPILSDSTCRDAFPGRISSNMICLGYMQGRKDACQGDSGGPVVCNGELQGIVSWGIGCALKGKPGVYTKVCNYVSWIQETIAAN, encoded by the exons ATGAAGACCTTCATCTTCCTTGCCCTGCTGGGAGCCACTG TTGCtgtccccattgaggatgatgacAAGATCGTTGGGGGCTACACCTGTCAGAAGAATTCTGTTCCCTACCAGGTGTTCCTGAACTTGGGCTACCTCTTCTGTGGTGGCTCCCTCATCAATCCCCAGTGGGTGGTGTCCGCAGCTCACTGCTACAGGCC CCAAATCCAGGTGCATCTGGGAGACCACAACATCGCAATTGTTGAGGGTGATGAGCAATTCATCAATTCAGCCAAGGTCATCCGCCACCCCAGATACAATGAACAAAACTTTGATAATGACATCATGCTGATTAAACTGAGCTCACCTGCCACCCTCAACTCCCGTGTGTCTACTATCTCTCTGCCAAAATCCTGTGCGGATGTTGATACCCAGTGCCTCATCTCTGGCTGGGGGAATACCTGGAGTTTTGGGG AAAATTTTCCTGATGACCTGCAGTGTCTTCAAGCTCCCATCCTCTCTGACAGCACTTGCCGCGATGCCTTCCCTGGGAGGATCAGCAGCAACATGATCTGTCTGGGCTACATGCAGGGTAGAAAGGATGCTTGCCAG GGTGACTCTGGTGGCCCTGTGGTCTGCAACGGAGAGCTCCAGGGCATTGTCTCCTGGGGCATTGGCTGTGCTCTAAAAGGCAAACCTGGTGTCTACACCAAGGTCTGCAACTACGTGAGCTGGATTCAGGAGACCATTGCTGCCAACTAA